AGGGCGACGGCGACGTCACCACGCACACCTGGCGTGGCCGGGACGCGAGCTGGAAGACGATCTACTCGTACGGCTACTACATCGACGGCATCTCCGACAAGCTCCTGCCCAACGGCCAGCCCGACGGCCGTGAGGACAAGTGGCAGGAGGACCTCGACCCGAAGTCCTGCGCCCAGTAGGCGCATTCGAGCGGCAACCTTCCGTGCGGGGGCGGCGACTGCACTGCGGTCCATCCCCCGCACGGAACGGAACCGCAGATGAGTGAGACACGCAGCAAGGCCCGCCACCGCAGAAGGAAGACGGCCCTGGCGGTCGGTGTCCCGCTGGCGCTGAGCGCCGCCGGAGTCATGGGCTACGGCGCCCTGCCCGGCGCCCAGACCCGGGCGGCCGCCGCCACCACCGCCGCCCCCGTCTGGGCCACCGCCACCGCGGACGGCTTCGCCTCCGTCAACGCGCTGGGTCAGAACGGCACTTACGGCGGCCGGGGCGGTCAGATCGTCACCGTGAAGACGCTCGCCGACCTGGAGAAGTACGCGACGGCGAGCGAGCCGTACGTCATCGTCGTCGCCGCGACCATCACCATGGACCCGGTCGGGAAAGAGATCAAGGTCCAGAGCAACAAGACCATCGTCGGGTCCGGGACCTCCGGGCAGATCGTCGGCGGCGGCTTCTTCCTCGGTACCGGGGTGCACAACGTGATCATCCGCAACCTCACCATCCGGGACGCCTACCAGGGCGTGTGGAACGACAAGGAACACGACTTCGACGCCATCCAGATGGACGGCGCCCACCACGTGTGGATCGACCACAACGACCTGCGGCACATGGCCGACGGACTCATCGACGTCCGCAAGGACAGCACCTATGTGACGGTCTCCTGGAACAAACTCAGCCAGGACAACAAGGCGTTCGGCATCGGCTGGACGGAGAACGTCGTCACCGACATCACCATTCACCACAACTGGATCCGCGAGACCGAGCAGCGCAACCCGTCCACGGACAACGCGGCCCACGCGCACCTCTACAACAACTTCCTGGAGGACGTGGCCGGGACGGACATCAACTCCTCCTACGGCAACTACTCGCGCGGCGCGACCAGGATGGTCCTGGAGAACTCCTACTTCCAGGGCTTCAAGAACCCCGTCATCAAGGACAGCACCGCGAGCATCGTCCAGAAGGGCAACACCTTCGTGGGGACGAGCGGGCGCAACGAGAGCGGAGGCACCGCCTTCGACCCGACGACGTACTACGCCTACACGCTCGACAAGACGGCCGATGTACCGGCGCTTCTCAAGTCCGGCGTGGGGCCACGGAGTTCGATCGGTACGACGGCGACCGCCTCGACGAAGGCCGCCGCCGCGACCACACTCACCGTCGCCAAGGACGCCAGCGGGCAGTACTCGACCGTGCAGGCAGCGGTGAACGCGGTACCGGCCAACAACGCCTCCCGTGTGGTGATCTCGGTGAAGCCGGGGACCTACCGCGAGCTGGTCAAGGTGCCGTCCAACAAACCGCACGTCACCATCCAGGGGTCGGGCGGCAGCCGTAGCGACACGGTGATCGTCTACAACAACGCGTCCGGCACCCCCAAGCCCGACGGCTCGGGCACCTACGGCACCGGCGGCAGCGCCACCGTCGCCGTCGAGGCCGACGACTTCCAGGCCCGCAACCTGACGATCTCCAACGACTTCGACGAGGCCAGTCACCAGGACATAGCCAACCAGGCGGTCGCCCTGCGCACCGCCGCCGACAAGGTGTTCCTCGACGGGGTCATCGTCAGCGGCGACCAGG
This portion of the Streptomyces canus genome encodes:
- a CDS encoding pectinesterase family protein produces the protein MSETRSKARHRRRKTALAVGVPLALSAAGVMGYGALPGAQTRAAAATTAAPVWATATADGFASVNALGQNGTYGGRGGQIVTVKTLADLEKYATASEPYVIVVAATITMDPVGKEIKVQSNKTIVGSGTSGQIVGGGFFLGTGVHNVIIRNLTIRDAYQGVWNDKEHDFDAIQMDGAHHVWIDHNDLRHMADGLIDVRKDSTYVTVSWNKLSQDNKAFGIGWTENVVTDITIHHNWIRETEQRNPSTDNAAHAHLYNNFLEDVAGTDINSSYGNYSRGATRMVLENSYFQGFKNPVIKDSTASIVQKGNTFVGTSGRNESGGTAFDPTTYYAYTLDKTADVPALLKSGVGPRSSIGTTATASTKAAAATTLTVAKDASGQYSTVQAAVNAVPANNASRVVISVKPGTYRELVKVPSNKPHVTIQGSGGSRSDTVIVYNNASGTPKPDGSGTYGTGGSATVAVEADDFQARNLTISNDFDEASHQDIANQAVALRTAADKVFLDGVIVSGDQDTLLVDTAAKEKLGRVYMTNSYVIGNVDFIFGRATAVIDKSVITLKKRWNGTSAGYVTAPSTAAGRKGILIANSTVNGDVSSASFYLGRPWHAGGDASLDPQTTVRNTSLSAAIKSTPWTDMSGFSWKDDRFAEYKNTGAGSGAASSSRPQLTDAQAAGQEVADWLGDWTPSPS